A DNA window from Rhinopithecus roxellana isolate Shanxi Qingling unplaced genomic scaffold, ASM756505v1 contig4575, whole genome shotgun sequence contains the following coding sequences:
- the LOC115896042 gene encoding neuropilin-1-like isoform X1, producing MEKGLPLLCAALALALAPAGAFRNDKCGDTIKIESPGYLTSPGYPHSYHPSEKCEWLIQAPDPYQRIMINFNPHFDLEDRDCK from the exons ATGGAGAAGGGGCTGCCGCTCCTCTGCGCCGCGCTCGCCCTAGCCCTCGCCCCGGCCGGCGCTTTTCGCAACG ATAAATGTGGCGATACTATAAAAATTGAAAGCCCCGGGTACCTTACATCTCCTGGTTATCCTCATTCTTATCACCCAAGTGAAAAATGTGAATGGCTGATTCAGGCTCCGGACCCATACCAGAGAATTATGATCAACTTCAACCCTCACTTCGATTTGGAGGACAGAGATTGCAAGTAA
- the LOC115896042 gene encoding neuropilin-1-like isoform X2 — MEKGLPLLCAALALALAPAGAFRNDKCGDTIKIESPGYLTSPGYPHSYHPSEKCEWLIQAPDPYQRIMINFNPHFDLEDRDCN, encoded by the exons ATGGAGAAGGGGCTGCCGCTCCTCTGCGCCGCGCTCGCCCTAGCCCTCGCCCCGGCCGGCGCTTTTCGCAACG ATAAATGTGGCGATACTATAAAAATTGAAAGCCCCGGGTACCTTACATCTCCTGGTTATCCTCATTCTTATCACCCAAGTGAAAAATGTGAATGGCTGATTCAGGCTCCGGACCCATACCAGAGAATTATGATCAACTTCAACCCTCACTTCGATTTGGAGGACAGAGATTGCAA